A window of Solea senegalensis isolate Sse05_10M linkage group LG20, IFAPA_SoseM_1, whole genome shotgun sequence contains these coding sequences:
- the LOC122786142 gene encoding E3 ubiquitin-protein ligase RING2-A-like isoform X1, translating to MAAPVNIQTTSKTWELSLYELHRSPQQEAIMDGTEVAVSPRSLHSELMCPICLDMLKNTMTTKECLHRFCSECIVTALRSGNKECPTCRKKLVSRRSLRRDSNFDALISKIYPSREEYEAHQQRVLDRLNRLHNPDALSSSIEEGLRQQARYRSERNHRVKKPTQESDNTTFSGGEDNGDTRSHVSHDSTPSHVPHPCGQTSSEAGPSRKRLRVSEDGSGLEADSGSPTPPLRHREEGPASEIELVFRPHPQLVHAHDYNQTRFVKTTANATVDHLSKYLALRIALEDRRTTEETQDRGREGSSLSQVSEKQYTIYIITRGGQFSTLNGSLTLELVNEKYWKVRKPLELYYAPTKEQPAPSPPHHQRSPPPQREG from the exons ATGGCAGCACCGGTGAACATCCAGACAACGAGCAAGACGTGGGAGTTGAGTCTGTATGAGCTGCACAGGAGCCCGCAG CAGGAGGCGATCATGGACGGGACAGAGGTGGCTGTGTCTCCTCGTTCTCTGCACAGCGAGCTCATGTGTCCCATCTGTCTGGACATGCTGAAGAACACCATGACAACCAAAGAGTGTCTGCACCGCTTCTGCTCCGAATGCATCGTCACCGCTCTGCGATCAGG GAACAAGGAGTGTCCAACCTGCAGGAAGAAGTTGGTGTCCCGACGTTCGCTGCGTCGAGACTCTAACTTTGACGCGCTGATCTCTAAAATCTACCCGAGTCGCGAAGAGTACGAGGCTCATCAGCAGCGAGTCCTGGATCGACTCAACCGACTCCACAACCCGGACGCTCTGAGCTCCAGCATCGAGGAGGGGCTGAGACAACAGGCGCGCTACAGGTCTGAGAG GAACCACCGGGTGAAGAAGCCGACTCAGGAAAGTGACAACACCACGTTCAGTGGCGGGGAAGACAACGGTGACACCCGGTCACACGTGTCCCATGATTCCACCCCCTCACACGTGCCACACCCCTGTGGGCAGACATCCTCAGAGGCCGGGCCGAGCCGCAAGAGGCTGCGTGTCTCAGAGGACGGCTCGGGGCTAGAGGCTGACAGCGGGAGCCCGACGCCTCCACTGAGACACCGGGAAGAGGGGCCAGCCTCAGAGATCGAGCTGGTGTTCAGACCACACCCACAGCTAGTCCACGCCCACGACTACAACCAGACCAG ATTTGTGAAGACGACAGCCAACGCCACTGTGGACCATCTGTCCAAATACCTGGCTCTGCGCATTGCTCTGGAGGACAGACGGACCACTGAGGAGACACAGgacagggggagggaggggtccAGTCTGAGCCAAGTCAGTGAGAAACAGTACACCATCTACATCATCACCCGAGGAGGACAGTTCTCT acGCTGAACGGTTCTCTGACTCTGGAACTCGTCAACGAGAAATACTGGAAGGTCAGGAAACCGCTGGAGCTCTACTATGCTCCCACCAAGGAGCAACCTGCACCATCACCTCCCCACCACCAgaggtctcctcctcctcagagggagggatga
- the LOC122786142 gene encoding E3 ubiquitin-protein ligase RING2-A-like isoform X2: MAAPVNIQTTSKTWELSLYELHRSPQEAIMDGTEVAVSPRSLHSELMCPICLDMLKNTMTTKECLHRFCSECIVTALRSGNKECPTCRKKLVSRRSLRRDSNFDALISKIYPSREEYEAHQQRVLDRLNRLHNPDALSSSIEEGLRQQARYRSERNHRVKKPTQESDNTTFSGGEDNGDTRSHVSHDSTPSHVPHPCGQTSSEAGPSRKRLRVSEDGSGLEADSGSPTPPLRHREEGPASEIELVFRPHPQLVHAHDYNQTRFVKTTANATVDHLSKYLALRIALEDRRTTEETQDRGREGSSLSQVSEKQYTIYIITRGGQFSTLNGSLTLELVNEKYWKVRKPLELYYAPTKEQPAPSPPHHQRSPPPQREG; this comes from the exons ATGGCAGCACCGGTGAACATCCAGACAACGAGCAAGACGTGGGAGTTGAGTCTGTATGAGCTGCACAGGAGCCCGCAG GAGGCGATCATGGACGGGACAGAGGTGGCTGTGTCTCCTCGTTCTCTGCACAGCGAGCTCATGTGTCCCATCTGTCTGGACATGCTGAAGAACACCATGACAACCAAAGAGTGTCTGCACCGCTTCTGCTCCGAATGCATCGTCACCGCTCTGCGATCAGG GAACAAGGAGTGTCCAACCTGCAGGAAGAAGTTGGTGTCCCGACGTTCGCTGCGTCGAGACTCTAACTTTGACGCGCTGATCTCTAAAATCTACCCGAGTCGCGAAGAGTACGAGGCTCATCAGCAGCGAGTCCTGGATCGACTCAACCGACTCCACAACCCGGACGCTCTGAGCTCCAGCATCGAGGAGGGGCTGAGACAACAGGCGCGCTACAGGTCTGAGAG GAACCACCGGGTGAAGAAGCCGACTCAGGAAAGTGACAACACCACGTTCAGTGGCGGGGAAGACAACGGTGACACCCGGTCACACGTGTCCCATGATTCCACCCCCTCACACGTGCCACACCCCTGTGGGCAGACATCCTCAGAGGCCGGGCCGAGCCGCAAGAGGCTGCGTGTCTCAGAGGACGGCTCGGGGCTAGAGGCTGACAGCGGGAGCCCGACGCCTCCACTGAGACACCGGGAAGAGGGGCCAGCCTCAGAGATCGAGCTGGTGTTCAGACCACACCCACAGCTAGTCCACGCCCACGACTACAACCAGACCAG ATTTGTGAAGACGACAGCCAACGCCACTGTGGACCATCTGTCCAAATACCTGGCTCTGCGCATTGCTCTGGAGGACAGACGGACCACTGAGGAGACACAGgacagggggagggaggggtccAGTCTGAGCCAAGTCAGTGAGAAACAGTACACCATCTACATCATCACCCGAGGAGGACAGTTCTCT acGCTGAACGGTTCTCTGACTCTGGAACTCGTCAACGAGAAATACTGGAAGGTCAGGAAACCGCTGGAGCTCTACTATGCTCCCACCAAGGAGCAACCTGCACCATCACCTCCCCACCACCAgaggtctcctcctcctcagagggagggatga
- the rps18 gene encoding 40S ribosomal protein S18, with amino-acid sequence MSLVIPEKFQHILRVLNTNIDGRRKIAFAITAIKGVGRRYAHVVLRKADIDLSKRAGELTEEEVERVVTIMQNPRQYKIPDWFLNRQKDVKDGKYSQVLANGLDNKLREDLERLKKIRAHRGLRHFWGLRVRGQHTKTTGRRGRTVGVSKKK; translated from the exons ATG TCTCTCGTCATCCCTGAGAAGTTCCAGCACATTCTTCGTGTTCTCAACACGAACATCGATGGTCGGAGGAAAATCGCCTTCGCTATCACTGCCATCAAG ggagTTGGCAGACGTTACGCCCATGTCGTCCTGAGGAAGGCAGACATCGACCTGAGTAAGAGAGCAGGAGagctgacagaggaggag GTGGAGCGAGTGGTGACCATCATGCAGAATCCTCGTCAGTACAAGATCCCAGACTGGTTTCTGAACAGACAGAAGGACGTTAAGGACGGCAAATACagccag GTCCTCGCCAACGGTCTGGACAACAAGCTGAGAGAAGACCTGGAGCGGCTGAAGAAGATCAGGGCTCATCGTGGACTCAGACACTTCTGGGG tctgCGCGTGCGCGGTCAGCACACGAAGACCACCGGCCGCCGTGGACGCACCGTGGGTGTGTCCAAGAAGAAATAA